Proteins encoded together in one Verrucomicrobiia bacterium window:
- a CDS encoding C-terminal helicase domain-containing protein has translation AQIRQEMAYVRPEEKTNLLHTLLQDHEGLVLVFSRTKHGARKLTERVRDLGHTAVEIHSNRSLAQRRHALEGFRRGQYRVLIATDVAARGIDVNDIALVVNYDLPDAAEDYVHRIGRTGRAGKLGKAISLATRDQARDVQSIERLMRRSIAVSEYSDATAMSAPRFERSVGGGGGYQGGGNGGYARRAYSSGPSRPSAGRPSGPRRSGGTGGGGQRSAPSRFSRSR, from the coding sequence GCACAAATCCGTCAGGAAATGGCCTACGTTCGTCCAGAAGAGAAAACAAACCTCCTTCACACCTTGTTACAGGATCACGAGGGACTGGTTCTTGTATTCTCCCGTACCAAACATGGTGCACGTAAGCTTACTGAGCGCGTGCGTGACCTGGGTCATACAGCGGTAGAGATTCACTCTAACCGCTCCCTTGCCCAGCGTCGTCACGCCTTGGAAGGGTTTCGTCGTGGCCAGTACCGCGTACTCATTGCAACAGACGTTGCTGCCCGCGGTATCGATGTAAACGACATTGCCCTTGTGGTGAACTATGACCTTCCTGATGCTGCCGAAGACTACGTACACCGTATTGGTCGTACTGGTCGTGCTGGCAAGCTTGGTAAGGCTATTTCCCTTGCCACTCGTGATCAGGCTCGTGATGTGCAGTCTATTGAGCGCCTTATGCGCCGTTCGATTGCCGTATCCGAATACTCTGATGCAACAGCCATGTCTGCACCACGCTTCGAGCGTTCGGTAGGCGGTGGCGGTGGGTACCAGGGTGGTGGCAATGGTGGCTATGCCCGCCGTGCTTACAGCTCTGGCCCAAGCCGCCCATCGGCAGGCCGTCCAAGTGGACCCCGTCGTAGTGGCGGTACAGGTGGAGGTGGTCAGCGCTCTGCGCCAAGCCGCTTCTCACGCAGCCGTTAA
- a CDS encoding peptidoglycan DD-metalloendopeptidase family protein, producing the protein MQIPQKLVSACQNVVRLAVLVMLMATLVGGLPFASLTTPRAYAASLDELNRRKAELERQARQAEHDALQQKSVAERAAARIQQAEGQISSLQSSINETASSIANAEQQIVAKDKEAVELEATLKMLTDRLNALLQQMYIQRVSRRDAIVLFTNQPASDREREQAQLDSVHKAAAMLAAKTKETQIAVAAARSELARHKEELIGYQNQQAEQVRGLAVVQDQQAQLKENAESAEEALEAKARQARAEQNKVEQQISAELAAIIAARARAAAAAKKSGTAATLGAQSAGLRVKRGTLVGHEGSTGNSTGPHVHFEARRNNVAVNPLPYVQNGTLSWPLKSFVITQYFGETANSTMYGGASHMGMDIAAAYGAPVYAPADGTVILNKYYGGYGYAWAEELDSGLVVLLGHMTGK; encoded by the coding sequence ATGCAAATCCCACAAAAGTTGGTATCCGCCTGTCAAAACGTAGTCCGTCTCGCAGTACTTGTCATGCTTATGGCAACACTCGTGGGTGGATTGCCATTTGCCTCACTCACAACGCCCCGTGCGTACGCTGCCTCACTCGATGAGCTTAATCGTCGTAAGGCGGAGTTAGAGCGACAAGCGCGACAAGCCGAACATGACGCTTTGCAGCAGAAATCTGTTGCAGAACGCGCCGCCGCCCGCATCCAGCAAGCTGAGGGTCAAATTAGTAGTCTCCAATCGAGCATTAATGAGACCGCCAGTAGTATTGCAAATGCGGAGCAACAGATAGTTGCCAAGGACAAAGAGGCGGTTGAGTTAGAGGCAACCCTCAAAATGCTCACTGACCGTTTGAATGCGCTTCTTCAGCAGATGTACATTCAACGGGTGAGCCGCCGCGATGCGATTGTCCTGTTTACCAACCAGCCAGCCAGTGACCGTGAGCGGGAGCAGGCGCAGTTGGATTCAGTACATAAGGCTGCGGCAATGCTTGCCGCCAAGACTAAGGAGACTCAGATTGCCGTGGCTGCGGCCCGGTCTGAACTTGCACGTCACAAAGAAGAATTAATTGGGTACCAAAACCAGCAAGCGGAGCAGGTACGTGGTTTAGCGGTTGTCCAAGACCAGCAAGCCCAGCTCAAGGAGAATGCTGAATCTGCTGAAGAAGCGCTCGAGGCCAAGGCGCGCCAGGCGCGTGCAGAACAAAACAAGGTTGAACAGCAAATCTCGGCAGAACTTGCGGCCATCATTGCTGCCCGTGCCCGGGCTGCGGCGGCTGCCAAAAAATCTGGTACCGCTGCCACGCTAGGGGCACAGTCTGCCGGCCTGAGGGTAAAGCGGGGAACCCTAGTGGGCCATGAAGGAAGTACGGGTAACTCCACGGGTCCTCACGTGCACTTTGAGGCACGAAGGAACAACGTTGCGGTCAACCCGCTGCCATATGTACAGAACGGTACCTTGTCCTGGCCTCTGAAGAGTTTTGTCATTACCCAGTACTTTGGCGAAACCGCCAACTCTACCATGTATGGCGGAGCGTCCCACATGGGCATGGATATTGCCGCCGCGTACGGTGCACCGGTGTATGCGCCTGCCGACGGTACGGTCATCCTTAATAAGTACTACGGTGGATATGGCTATGCTTGGGCTGAGGAGTTGGACAGTGGATTAGTAGTCCTTCTAGGGCACATGACCGGCAAATAA
- a CDS encoding YggT family protein: MANYVRQVQQHDQIHGGTRVHTMSVSERSPDHGVDKAQMVIYYIVSAITGLLLLRFVLSLLGANRTNAFADFIYSLTAPLVGPFQGLFGYDTTYGVSRFETETVVAIIVDALIGWGISALLNLARRDVHELDIDG; encoded by the coding sequence ATGGCCAACTATGTACGTCAAGTTCAGCAGCATGATCAGATTCATGGTGGCACTCGCGTGCATACTATGTCTGTTTCCGAGAGGTCTCCAGACCATGGAGTCGATAAGGCTCAAATGGTCATCTATTACATTGTGAGTGCGATAACCGGGCTCCTTCTCCTCCGGTTTGTCCTCTCACTCCTGGGCGCTAATCGCACCAATGCGTTCGCCGATTTCATTTACAGCCTTACGGCTCCTCTTGTTGGACCGTTCCAGGGTCTGTTCGGGTATGACACCACCTACGGTGTGTCCCGCTTTGAAACCGAGACCGTTGTGGCCATTATTGTCGATGCACTAATAGGCTGGGGTATTTCGGCGCTCCTGAACCTTGCTCGTAGAGATGTTCACGAGCTGGATATCGACGGTTGA
- a CDS encoding replication-associated recombination protein A, whose amino-acid sequence MTRKKTEQNSSLPLYETSVQPLASTLRPQSLDEVVGQQHLIGPGKPLRVALEQRRPMSFVLWGPPGVGKTTLARIYAKSLHAKLHELSAVSAGKDDVRKVIEAARLSDRPTVLFLDEIHRFNKAQQDFLLPYVENGTLILIGATTENPSFEIIGALLSRCRVFVLDPLTTEDMQELIKRTGMAVDKQTTTWLSQLTSGDARQLIGLMEAAHSLYGKVTKETVTQAGQVKLRYDKKGDEHYNTISAFIKSMRAGNANAAVYYLARMLEAGEDPKFIARRMIIFASEDVGIAQPTALVVANEVFRAVEVIGLPEAAINLSHGVVYLALAKKDRRAYDALRAAQKTVRATGAIPVPLKLRNAPTKLMESLGYGEGYEMYGDEDFLPEEIKTEQFWGEEKP is encoded by the coding sequence ATGACCCGAAAAAAGACCGAACAGAACAGCTCGCTTCCCCTGTATGAGACGAGTGTGCAGCCTTTGGCCAGCACCCTCCGTCCACAGTCTCTTGATGAGGTGGTGGGGCAGCAACATCTCATTGGGCCGGGCAAGCCCTTGCGGGTGGCGCTGGAGCAGCGGCGCCCTATGTCCTTTGTGCTGTGGGGTCCTCCGGGAGTCGGTAAGACGACCTTGGCGCGCATATATGCCAAATCACTCCATGCCAAGCTCCACGAGTTGTCAGCAGTTTCAGCGGGGAAGGACGATGTGCGGAAAGTAATAGAGGCTGCGCGCTTGAGCGACCGGCCAACGGTGCTTTTCCTGGATGAGATCCATCGTTTCAATAAAGCGCAACAAGATTTCCTGCTTCCCTACGTTGAGAACGGGACACTCATCCTTATTGGGGCAACTACCGAGAACCCTAGCTTTGAAATAATTGGTGCACTCCTTTCCCGTTGCAGGGTTTTTGTCTTAGACCCCCTTACCACGGAAGATATGCAGGAGCTCATTAAGCGTACCGGTATGGCTGTGGATAAGCAGACAACTACTTGGTTGAGCCAGCTCACCAGTGGCGATGCCCGTCAGCTCATAGGCCTCATGGAAGCGGCACACTCCCTTTATGGAAAAGTGACTAAGGAAACGGTCACGCAGGCGGGGCAAGTGAAGTTGCGTTATGACAAGAAGGGGGACGAGCACTACAACACCATCTCAGCTTTCATAAAAAGCATGAGAGCGGGCAACGCCAACGCGGCAGTATATTACTTGGCGCGCATGTTAGAGGCAGGGGAAGACCCTAAATTCATCGCACGCCGAATGATTATCTTTGCGTCTGAAGACGTAGGGATTGCCCAGCCTACCGCCCTGGTAGTGGCAAACGAAGTCTTTCGAGCGGTAGAGGTGATTGGCCTGCCGGAAGCGGCAATAAATTTGTCACATGGGGTTGTGTATTTGGCCTTGGCGAAAAAAGACCGTCGCGCCTATGATGCGCTGCGCGCAGCACAAAAGACAGTCCGCGCTACTGGTGCCATTCCAGTCCCCCTGAAGCTGAGGAACGCCCCTACTAAGCTCATGGAGTCGCTAGGCTATGGCGAAGGCTACGAAATGTACGGAGATGAAGATTTCTTGCCGGAAGAGATAAAAACTGAGCAGTTCTGGGGCGAAGAAAAGCCTTAA
- a CDS encoding GlsB/YeaQ/YmgE family stress response membrane protein has product MINFILWLLFGALAGWIASLIMKTDAEQGALANIIVGIVGAFIGGFIMRAFGGPDVDGFNLMSLIVAVLGAVILLMIVKAFRGGRSTTV; this is encoded by the coding sequence ATGATTAACTTCATTCTTTGGCTCCTGTTTGGTGCACTAGCTGGCTGGATTGCTTCACTTATCATGAAGACCGATGCTGAACAGGGTGCCCTTGCAAACATCATCGTTGGTATCGTTGGCGCATTCATTGGCGGATTCATTATGCGTGCCTTTGGTGGCCCAGACGTTGATGGTTTCAACCTCATGAGCCTGATCGTAGCTGTTCTCGGTGCCGTTATCCTCCTCATGATTGTGAAGGCCTTCCGTGGTGGTCGCAGTACTACAGTGTAA
- a CDS encoding PRC-barrel domain-containing protein, which produces MKYASKIIGQPVVSYDTGERFQDVNDLIYDDQRNVVLALLVDEGGWFGQAKVVRFEDLKSIGDDAIIVPSQSVVIQADSDPVVSEAVNKKHAVKGKQILTEEGKDLGKIADLCIEEVSGRVEGYLVTGGIFADVYKGQPFVPAPEVIKVGDDVLFVPNETEQLVREQNGGIKGAAQEAGDKAAELKDSVAEKGQSLAATVKEKAEEGRQSLTGTYENAKESVTSPETKEKVGEAKDALGTMWDQVKEKAGELKDQAESKVEEGKIKAALGKPTNRVIFDTHDEVILNTGDLITNEAVDRARQAGVLDVLLSSVYDKEPDLKQEDLRVQQPSE; this is translated from the coding sequence ATGAAATATGCCAGCAAGATTATTGGTCAACCGGTTGTATCATACGATACCGGCGAGCGGTTCCAAGATGTAAACGACCTCATTTATGATGACCAGCGCAACGTTGTCCTGGCACTTCTCGTAGATGAGGGAGGATGGTTTGGACAGGCAAAGGTCGTTCGCTTCGAAGACCTTAAATCAATTGGTGACGATGCCATTATTGTTCCCTCGCAAAGCGTCGTGATCCAGGCGGATTCTGACCCTGTAGTCTCTGAGGCCGTGAATAAGAAGCATGCGGTAAAGGGGAAGCAAATCCTTACAGAAGAGGGGAAGGACTTGGGCAAAATAGCTGACCTCTGCATTGAGGAGGTGAGCGGGCGGGTGGAGGGTTACCTGGTGACGGGAGGCATCTTTGCAGATGTGTACAAAGGACAGCCTTTCGTCCCGGCGCCCGAGGTTATAAAAGTGGGCGATGATGTTCTCTTTGTCCCTAATGAGACAGAGCAGCTGGTGCGGGAGCAGAATGGTGGCATTAAGGGCGCAGCACAAGAGGCCGGCGATAAGGCGGCTGAACTGAAAGACAGTGTGGCAGAAAAGGGTCAGAGCCTGGCTGCCACCGTTAAAGAGAAGGCAGAAGAAGGGCGCCAAAGCCTCACGGGTACTTATGAAAATGCTAAGGAGTCCGTGACTTCCCCTGAGACCAAGGAGAAGGTAGGTGAAGCCAAAGATGCTTTAGGCACTATGTGGGACCAGGTGAAGGAGAAGGCGGGGGAGCTGAAGGATCAGGCCGAATCAAAAGTTGAAGAAGGCAAGATAAAGGCTGCCTTAGGGAAGCCTACGAACCGTGTTATTTTCGATACTCATGATGAAGTTATCCTCAATACGGGGGATCTCATTACCAATGAGGCAGTGGATAGAGCTCGTCAAGCTGGTGTTTTGGACGTTTTGCTTTCCTCCGTTTACGACAAAGAGCCGGATTTAAAGCAGGAAGATTTGCGCGTCCAGCAGCCCTCTGAATAG
- a CDS encoding HD domain-containing protein, whose protein sequence is MFRFNPPRDPSEEKRVHFENRIQPFLTPRKFEIVMTAYVFSKYGHEGQFRDGGERYFNHPRAVALILIEELNLIIVEMLVEALLHDVREDAYLLSPHRIFVNFGEKVMIAINLLTKDKNNDQPYLERLVQKGDWQVLCVKCADRLHNLRTLGGCSEEKQRKQVQETREKYPPVLERLEELLPRSKKYVAAYLSEQIFGLCDEYEKSWAA, encoded by the coding sequence ATGTTTCGTTTCAATCCCCCACGCGACCCCTCAGAGGAAAAGCGCGTACATTTCGAAAACCGCATCCAACCTTTTCTCACTCCTCGCAAGTTTGAGATAGTCATGACTGCCTATGTCTTCTCCAAGTACGGCCATGAAGGCCAGTTCCGGGACGGCGGCGAGCGCTACTTCAATCATCCACGTGCTGTAGCCCTCATTCTCATTGAGGAGCTAAACCTGATCATTGTAGAGATGCTCGTTGAGGCTCTCCTGCACGACGTGCGAGAGGATGCCTACCTGCTTTCTCCGCATCGTATCTTCGTAAACTTTGGGGAGAAGGTCATGATTGCCATCAACCTCCTTACCAAGGACAAGAACAACGATCAGCCTTACCTGGAACGCCTTGTTCAAAAGGGCGACTGGCAGGTGCTCTGCGTCAAATGCGCCGACCGGCTGCATAACTTACGCACCCTCGGCGGCTGCTCTGAGGAAAAGCAAAGGAAGCAGGTACAGGAGACGCGTGAAAAGTACCCACCCGTACTTGAACGGCTCGAAGAGCTCCTGCCCCGCTCCAAGAAGTACGTAGCCGCGTACCTGAGCGAGCAAATCTTTGGACTCTGCGACGAGTACGAAAAGAGCTGGGCCGCGTAG